The Neurospora crassa OR74A linkage group V, whole genome shotgun sequence sequence ttatttattgtaaaaatatttgtattttataACGAGTTTAGTATAGACCGAAAGGACggtacttattatattagttaagtACCCCGCAGCgctattacaatagtattaagcaAATTCGTACGCAGTACGCagtattacctcctcctagCTATTGTAGTAGATGGGCTACTTGATGTATTggtatttagaagtataatagacTTAACTAGGGTTTGGGATtagatagtaaaatacttactctttaaaataaatttatttcccggttataatagtattttaataataaataacgctaATTAATACTCCTATACCGAACtccaatatatatataattagaagggagttctattatagtatttactattatactttccCGAATTCAACCCTATCGAAGTATACTTTAACGACTTTAAGCGGtaatttaaaagggtatattgtAACAAAggcggtaataaaatattaaacaaCAATTTTATTGCATTTCTTAAGCAATTAACGTAGAATATAGggtatagagtataatagatctataattattttaaaaacgtaaaactaataatagattgatttaataatattaataaagagtatagcgaattatatattaacgaattaattgaatatagagAAATAGGTATTGTATTTAGGCGGTAGTAGAGAgtatagaagggagagatggatttatatatattaaattgaattatatactaaaaatgctagaaatactaaaagtaCTAGAAGTACTAGAAGTgctagaagtattaaaaattgtatttatttatataataatactaaaatactagaaaccctccttttttactataaattaattcgtaatattattattactcgCTAGGACtgttagtagtagtattgcCCGCTATAGAAGCGAGAGCTCTAGTAATACcgtattcgaatataatattaaattgcGGGTTTAGAGTATAtactagttaattaaattacagtaataggaattaaatagtatatttactatagcttaattatattactagtaccGTATACTTAATTTTGAGGAAGTTTTTGATACCGttcttaaatactatataaaggttataacTAAACCTTAGCCTCGTAAATTACTCTACCGGCTGCtctttaagtataaatatattaggcgGCGCCTCTTTATTCCGGAGTTTATTCCTCAAAgcaattaaaattctatatactaatactactttaattaataatttaatatagtaatgcttatagaatactttaaaaaacttagtaataatttctttagccGGCTGACTAGGCGGGGCGGAGGGTGGTAGTAACGAATAAAGATTAAAAGTTAAGGGTACGAACGGacgtagtataaataattttccGGTTTCTATTAGGGAGTCTCTAATCTCCTCgcctttatcctccttacctattactaatagtagtataattaataatagtactaatagttaaataaatactataattactatagaaataggaggagggttagCGTTAGCGCGCTTAGTAGCGAGAGTTTCGCAGTCGGTCGGGTACCTATAGAacgtagtagtaaaatactttaatagtatatataaattgataattactattttaccTAATAGGGGGAAAGcgcctactatattataattataaccgctAGCAATTATTGAATTGGCAATAGAGCCGCCAGCGGTATAAGGTAGTTagatttagggatattaaaagtagggagggaaatattagtatagtagcgggtatagtaggtatagggaaggagggtatagttagtatagaCCTTTAAAATTGTTCCTCCTTAGTGTAGCTTATAGTagactatttatagtctctatattaatactactattactactattaatattattaataatattaacgttaattagtagattattacctcctcccttatatttactactactatcgtTAGTACTAAAGGCGGTTATAGCCTTATTACCCaatatatttcgtactaatttaaatagcgggTTAGTTACTATAGCCTTCCCTAGCGATATAGCgcgtacctacttacctacatctttaatattaaagttataataagttatactcctatttataatatagtatatttaatacttaatagccttattataattcttatacttataattaaaaccgtacgcctatatttatactagctcttaatatacaatactaTGTAATTTCACCCCCGTACGCTCCTCTTACTACCGGTCCTCTTTTAGATTCTTTTCGACttctattagtatagtatttattataatgcGCTTAGACTTTTTGGTACTAATTAGAGTCTGTAACCCTCGTAACGACGGTATATCgactatttatagaattagagtaataaaaggattaattaaactacgagagggggtaggagtagagggtatactactataggagGATAGAGTAATAGGGATTTTACTAGCAGGTAGGTCGGTTAattgaaatttaaataatatagtaaaatagtaatactagctagtatagtagaagtaCAACTTTATAACGgtcttatacttaatattattatacctattataaaaatccttcctaggaatagtcttattatatataataacccggtcgcggcggttattataagtagcggcgatatatataatattatataaagagacTAATTATTTTGTCCTTacagttatattattactaataatattttctatataactttactatatatataggatttcGCTAAATAATATCGTTTTAAACCgctatttatagaatttactattattttatttaaccttaacctctctaaataaattacgtTCTTCaatagtaggtaatttagtacggctaatagtaatatataaattaattatattaaattagacttatattgaattagggtatttagaACGTAATAGTAgcggtagtagtactataacaATTAACTTATAGGTAGTACGGGGCTAGGCTAGTAGCGTTGAGgtaattagtttaattaaggaggctacttcgctattattatcgcctaataaataaaacgaAGTATCGAAAGCCTACTTCTTAGGGGTAAGGCGGACGGAGAGCTATTATTCAACTTCGTTATCGTCGCTAGAGTCCTCTTTGCTACTAGAAATCTCAATAGGTATCGTAAGTTTGGAGAGGAACGATAGCGGCTCTAGGATTGGGACTAAAATTAgctttagctttaatatagtagccttccccttcttaacggtaatttttttaataacagtctttttaataataattttaataggagtagccttcttcttaagtagaataattttaggaataactttaataaattactcggCTTTATAACTCTTCTTTCTAGGGCGGGATAAGGCgcattatagaattattaggctaggatcttcctaattttaatcttTATCGAAGTAGATTATTAGCGCGCCGCTTcaagtataaaattactttacGCTAGCAggctttaaattaaagattattttGGGAGGTATTGTCGCGATGGATTTGATTGATTACTAGTGTTGTGATTACTTTGTACGTTGaaataactttaaattaatatggAAATTGTTGTGAAATGATGAATTTTAACGAAGTTGTGCAATAtagaagtgcggtgtgtgtgtgtgtgtgcacgcacacacacctcttgccaagactgcacaggcgattgagtgtgggaacatTCGTCAAGAGCTGCTGTCTTGTGGACTAGCTCGTGTTGTGCCTGGCTGCTTTCAGTCACTGTGCTTCAGCCACATCAGACAACAGGTTGTGAATGTGTTGGGCTTTTTCATCATGTGTTCTCCAGCCCCAGCCTGACtgtcctctcttctctcttctcccCAAAGGTCGGAAACTCTTGTCCTTTTGTACCTGTTCCCATGAAATCCAGATTGTGAAGATTGGAAGTCCGAGTCCCATCAGTCAGTCATCATGTCATACAGCGGCATCACCCCATACGGCTCTGCTTATCGGCAGCAGTCTCAAccacaagaacaacaaccggAGCAACAACGTCGACTATCAGAGCCGAAAGCCTACCGTCCATATCAACCGTACCGGCCACCTACACAGCAGCTAGGGCCAAGTGGTAGTCATGAGACTAATAGCCGACGTTCGTCTATTGCAAGCCAGTCATCTTTGGCTTCCTCGCTCGCAAAGTTTGACCTTGGCGATAGCTCCATGGTTCCGGCACCCTTGAGAGTTCAACATAGGCCCGTCTCGAGCCAAATACCGACCCAGTGCCAGACACCGCAGTCACCACAGGCAGAACAAAACTACAAACCTTATTCTCCACCTTCTTCGCGGCATCGTGACTCGGTCACATCCACGGCCGGACGACGGACCTCCAATGGCTTTGTTGCTGAGCTTGAAGGGTCATTACCTCCTCCTGTGCGGGAGAGTAATACTGTGGAGCCCTCTTCAGATGTCCCTCCCCCGAAACCGGCCAAGAAATTGGAAACTCCTGACAGTGAAGGGCTGATCGTCGTAGAAGCCGAAGCCTTACCTTCTGTCCCCGGCTCTTGGCCTGCCTCACTTGAAGAACAGTCAGACAGTGGATATCAACCTCCTTTTGCCCAGCCTCAATATCAGAAACCGATTTCACCACCCTCGCTTCATGACGAGTCAACACAGAGCACGCCGAGTCCTCCGCCTGTGCAATATTCATCAGCTTCCCAGCAACAAGCGCCTATCCCTCCCCCAGTGCCACAACCGACCTACACGTCTGCTCCGGCTCAGCCAGGGTTCCAGAGTTTTTCACCTCCACAGTCACCACCGCTGCTGCCGTCCGGGAAAACTTCGGCTCCGTTCACTTCCCCATATTGCCAACCTGGCAACTACGGTTCTGCGCCTTCGCCTGGATTCAGCCAAGCCCCAACATCTCCGGTTGAGCAagcacctccgccgcctccatATCAGCAGCAAACCTACGGCAGCCCTCCCCATTCACCACCACGTCCCCCTCCTCAGTCAACACGGCCAACTTCTCTGTATTTCTCCGGCTACCACTGTCCACCGACACCAATCCTCAACACCAGCAACTTACCACTCACTCCTCCAACCCAACAAGGATCTTTCTCACCCGCCTCTCCGCAATCATCTACAGCCGGGAACCACAGACACTCATTCTCGTACTTTCCAGCCGCCTACCCACCCCGgccttcaccaccaacccaacATCAACCAGCGACGACCCTGCCCTCACCAACAATTACCTCCCCTTCATCACCGTTCCCTTCGTCACCTCCAGCTGTAAACCCCTCAGCCCCACCAAGCTATCCCTCCACCCCAgcgcatcaacaacaacaagctcaACCAACAATAACCTACACTACCGCCCCCTCACAACCCACTTACTCCTCCCAACATTCCTCCCCCACTTCCACCCCATCtttctcttcgtcttcatccaCTTCAGGAGCCACAAAACTAGGCGGAGCCCTGTACCACTTCCACTCTCCTCCCCACCCCTCGCTCAACTCCAAGTTATCTATCAACGGACTGAAAAGGACGGCTGCGGGACTGGGCGGGGCGATCAAGAATGTGGCAAACGTGGTGGAAGTTGCGGGCAGAGAGGCAGTTAAGGCggggagggcggcggcggctgctgctggggagAGGGAGTCGGGAAAGACGTACACGGGGAGTtttgggaggagggtgagtgGGATGGGGTTttatggtggtggtggtagagggtaggtacctctagctaaAGTAGGGTGGACTTGTTTGAGGTTTGCTGGGAGTGCCCCGgtgataaaaaaaaaaaaaaacttggATAATGTACCTATGTAGTAGAGATGCGTGGGTGGGTTGAGGCAAGGCTCTCGGGAACGGAACTGAGGGGGAAAGGCAAGGTATCTATTCTCAGAGCAAAAGCTGCCTCTAAGGGCCTGGCACAACTACCTAGCACAATCAACATCAAGGTCAAAAAAGAGAGTAGAAGCAAGTATACCAGATCGTTGTATTGACAGTCTGAAAATAGGTATATGTGCAGTCCACCCTAGCAGGCGAACAGGAAATGCTTCTTAATCTATGTACAAGAATATGGGAAGAAGCAGTCATCCTTTATGACTCTTTTTCACGTTAGTTCCTCTTTcaccctcttcatcttctcatTCACCAAATCCCAAAAAGCCCACTATTGTCAAAGACAATGCGCTCAGAAAGCGGGGTTAGCGTTCTTGAGCAGCTGCTCAAAGTAAGCCTGGAACCACTGGCCAGCCTCAGGGGCAGGCTTGAGGGCATCCGAGAGACCGCAGTGGTAGTCATAGCGGGTAGCGGAGGTGTCGCTGGTACCATCGGACTCACCACCGGGCTTGACCCAGACGAAGGCATCAGCCAACGAGGAGCCAGTGTTGGTGGTAGGGCGGACACCGAAGCCAGTGCCGATGGCGTTACACCAGTCACCCTGCTCGATCTGGCCAGTCGGCTGCTTGCCGGAACGGCCCGTGTCAACGATGAACTGGGCCGGGAAGCCGGCAGCGTTGAGAAGAGGGGAGAAAGCCTCGATGTACTTCTTCTCGTCGTAGTTGGGGTTGGGCGTGGTGTACGAGGGAGCGGAGGATAGCGACCAGCCGTTGTAGTTGGAGACGTTGGTGACGAGACCGCGGACGGACTTGGGCTTACCGGCGGCCTTGTAAATGTCGGCGAAGAGGGTGGCAGCAGGCTGGATGTTAGCGGGCCAGCCGAGCCAGCCACCGTGACCAGCATCAAGGTACTGGGCGACGTGAGGAAGGTCGAGCTGGGTGATGGCGTAGTTGGTGCACTCCCTGTAGGCGGAGGCGGCATTGGCACACTTGGCaacgttggtgttggtgacgAGGTTAGCAAGCGAGTCGGgctcgatgacgaggatggtgCGGATGTCCGAGTACTCAATCAGGAGTTTGCGGATGGCGTTGATGTAGGTCTTGTAGTTGGCAACGCCGCCGTTGGCGATGGAGAACTCGCCGTTggaggcggcagcagcgcAGTCACGGTCAGGGAGATCGTAGACGACAAAGTGAGCGGCGTAGGGAGGGTTGGCACCGGCCTTGTTGGCCGCGCGAATCTCCTCAAGGGTGCTCTTCATGAGGGTGTCAACGGTGACGTTGCGGTCAAGCCACTGGAAGGTGGGAACCTTGGCAACGGCAGACGCCTGAGCAGCCAAGCTGCCAGTCATGGAAGGAATGGCATGGTTGTAAATCTCGGAGGAGTAGTAGCTGTTGGCCCAGCCCTGAACACCAAGGAAGGGGTTGCCAGTGAAGCTAGCAGTGGAGGAAGCACCGCCagcaatggtggtggtgggcacCGAAGGAGCGGTAGTAGTGGTGATGGGCTGGGcagcgctgctgctggtaaccttgctggtggtgctagAGAccttgctggtgctggtagGGCTGGTGGAAGAAGCCCCAGCAGTGGTGGTAACCTGAGCGCCGGGCAAGCACTGGGAGTAGTAAGAGTTGATCTCAACGCAGGAGTTGCCGGAGGAGCAGCAAGTCGCACCAGACCAGCCAATACCACCGCACTGGCTCCTATAtcgtttgtttgttagtaTTGGTGAACAGGCAAGTTTtgagggtgatggtgatCATACCAGGCAGAGCCGCAGTTCTGGCGATCCTCGAGGACGGGAGCGGCGAGGGCAGAGGCCGTCAAGGCGGCAGCGAGAAGGAGCTTCTTGGCAGCCATTGTAAGAACTGTTGATGATAAGGGTTTCCGTTGACTGAATCACCAAGAATGCCAGTGCTGAGGAAATTTCCAATCAACAGAACGCGAAGTCGTCCTCTTTTTATGGCCGAGTTCCCTCGGAGTGACCTCCATCAAACCAAGTCCCATCGGTCGGGAAGACGGGAACGCGCTCCCGAAACATCGAGGAACGATCACATAACGCCACTGACTGAACGAGGCTTGTCCGATTCCGTTCAACTAGAACTCGGCTGCCCCATAAGCAAGCTCACCCGCGGTGGTGGTAGGAACGGGCGCCATTCCGAGTGTGGCTCTACCCCGGAGTCATAGGGACGATCGTTCCGAATAGGCCATAGATGGGCCTTAGGACGAAGTTCCGAAGCCTCGACGGAAACTACGGGATGATGGATCATGTAAATCCACATAACGTGCTCAACATGGCGACCCAAGACCGACAAGTGCGAGGAAGTGGGCTGCTTGGCGCGGCTGGAGAGGAAGTCGTGACCCGAGGGGCGGCAAGACTGTTCAGAAATCAGTGTAACGCTGTCTACCAGAAACAGGCCAAGCTGCTTGCCAAATCCGCCGACCTGGACACCGCATTCGAGCAATCTCGCGGAACCGGGTTCTTGGTGAAGGTGATGCTTTGGTTGCGAGGTGTGAACCGGGTTTCGTTCTCGGAGCCCACGTTCCTTGATGTCCATTATGGGTAAGTGTCCGGTTCTTGTTGCGGGGGTGGAGCGGCAGGGGGTCTGTTTTGATTGGCGACTTCCGGGTCTCTAGACGGAAAAGATGCACCACCTTTCCGTCGTCGTCACATTGCTCAAGGTCCTTGTGTTTCTCAGCTATACAAAGAGTCAAAGACGAGAGAAAGCCGCTGATCCAACACATGGTCAACACCTTCCCGTACCGATTCTGCAAAAGCTGCATCATGGAACAAGACGCCCAGTTCTTGGCTTGTATACCAGCTTGCGCGGTCCATGTTGCCGGAACCAAGGACCGTGAACTCGCCATCGACAATGGTCAGCTTGAGATGAGAGTGCACTggctcttcctcttcaggaTCCTGTACCTGGGCATCGTTGGCTGCACGGGCTTGGCTTCCACGCTTGCCCGGTTTGGCTGCGGAACGCGGGTGAAAGTAAGAGATTCGCAGGTGGCCAAGACCGGGGTCTCCAGATTCTAGATCGTGGGCAGCGTGTGTGCGGAGCTTCCTAAAACGGCGTACGAGGGATCGGATGCACCAAGATGTGGTGGTGCCAGCCGTGACAAGCTGCTCCAGAAGCATCATGTTTCGACCTGTCACAATCGTCACATGGACGCCTCGCTTTAGAGCATCTAGCAATGCAGCAATGACAGGCTCGCAGGTGAGATTCGGGGTCTGTAGATAGATGGACCGTCGAGCTTGCTCGAATAGCTCCAACATTGCAACGTTCAAGGGGGTGGCTGGAGGTTTGGCAGCTGGTTGCCACGGCAAGAAGCGGAACTGTGGGTTCTGATGATGCGAGGAAGGCAACACAAGTGTCGGGAGCGGTACCGAGGAGGCTGGTGGGAGGACCAAGTGGTGAGCACTGCTAGGAACGAAGATGAGATGCTGGGGATCTAAGAGCTGACCCTGTAGGTCAGAGGTACGGCTATCATGAGTGGTAGGAAAAGGGTTCCGAAAATCAACATGTTTCTCCCATGTCAGAGCATAGAAGGACAACAAACTGGCGACAGCATCGCCAGTGATCTCAACGCAGCCTTCCAACCACGGTTCCCAGCTGACGTTGCAACTTGGGATGAAGGCTCGTTGTCTGTCGATAATGACAAACTTGGGATGCATGACActgaaggggaggaagaacaGACTCTTCACTTGAAGGCGGATGCCGGCCTCGTCCAACAAGGCAGGATCAGGGAGGCCGAGCTTCTTTTGCCATTCAGCAGGCGAGTAGGTGTAGCCATCGCGAGACTGTGGGTGCAGTAGCTTTTGGAATACGGATCGCGACGAAAAGCAGATTCGGACGGTGAGAGGCTCAATGTCTTGCGGGTTGGGCAGCTGACGGCGGTGGTCCGCCAGTTTGACAAGGGCATCGGTGATGGCGGAAAGGGTCTTTGAAGGGGCCCAAAAGCAGGTGACAAAGATGACTTCACGTCTGGCCGAGACGATGGCGGGGATCAGAGTGCTCGTGAAGATGGATGCTCCTGTGCCCAACTGAAAGCTGTGAGGCGAGCTCCGAGATATGATGACTTGCTGATCTACCTCATCAGTGGCGTCGTAACTGGGAAGGTCCCATCGAGTAGCGGCGggatgttgctgttgatggtgcTGTAGCTGCTTGAGGAACTTGTGGACAAAGCTGGACGAGTAGCTCATGTCTCGTTGGGAGCGGTTGTGCAGCGGGATGTAGTCATGGGGCATGAATGGATGTcagaggacgacgacgaggtggGTGAGAAACCAAGGGAGCTGAAAGGAGGATTAGGgttggaagtggaaagttGAGTAGTGACGCAATTCGTTGGCACTGCGTGATCGGGAGAGAACTGGAAATTGGGAAGCTTCAGATTGGAGAATTGGGCGAAATTGGATGAAATTGGGGTTCCAGTTGGAGATCATTAGGAGCTCCATCCGTTAAGGTTTAGCGTGCGGGGAAACCCGTTGGTCAAAGCTTTTCTTAGTTGGCTTCTCCAAATTCCAACCACTGTCAGTTTCCACTTCGCATCCACAAACAGCTGAAACTCCAACATGTTCACAGACACCAAAGTTCAACTGGGCATCATGGAATGGACGGAAATAGTTTCGTCAAGGCCAGACGGCCAGGCGCTACCGAAGTGAGAGAGAAATTAATTGAAATGAGCAAAGGCTCCTCGCGTGTCACCAAGCTCGTCACTCCTACATCGCGTCCTCTCTTCAACAGTTGAGACCAGGACACAGGCCTGGGAAACGGCGCCCCCCCAATTGGGAACCGATTTTCACTTATTTTTGTCAATTGCCGTTGAATCTTCCTATATAGGTCGATCGACAGTTCACTTCAGTTGTGTCCTTGGTTCTGTCTTATCACTGTCtttgcttcttttctttgtcgAGGGCCAGTCATCTTCTCCGCACCATCTCGGGTGATTGAAGCCATACATTGCGTGTCTCTCCAGACCACCCAACACACAAGTGGACGTTGAGTCTTTGTTACCTGATGTCTTGTTGAACTCCAAGGGAGTCCCCGATTCCAAAGACGTTCCTGCTAAAAACATTGCCTGTGTAGATCTTACGTACTGCTAGAGCTGCCCCCACGCCAAACCGAAGAGACCATCGCCGACCACATCCACCAAGCACCAAGCACATACCTTGAATATCGCCGGCAGTGATCCCAAGTCCCGAGCTTAGACTTATCCATAAACTGTTCATCTTTGCTTCGGCCTGGACTTCGGCACCTCTGGTTCAgacctcttcttccattGTGACGGGTCAGTGACCTTATCAGGTTGAGTTTCCCGCAGTCATTCAACCCCGCCAAGACAGGGGCACGCCCAAATTGTATTGACATTGCGACGATCTGTCCAATGACAAAGGTTCATGCTCGATGTCGCCA is a genomic window containing:
- the gh6-2 gene encoding exoglucanase 2 yields the protein MAAKKLLLAAALTASALAAPVLEDRQNCGSAWSQCGGIGWSGATCCSSGNSCVEINSYYSQCLPGAQVTTTAGASSTSPTSTSKVSSTTSKVTSSSAAQPITTTTAPSVPTTTIAGGASSTASFTGNPFLGVQGWANSYYSSEIYNHAIPSMTGSLAAQASAVAKVPTFQWLDRNVTVDTLMKSTLEEIRAANKAGANPPYAAHFVVYDLPDRDCAAAASNGEFSIANGGVANYKTYINAIRKLLIEYSDIRTILVIEPDSLANLVTNTNVAKCANAASAYRECTNYAITQLDLPHVAQYLDAGHGGWLGWPANIQPAATLFADIYKAAGKPKSVRGLVTNVSNYNGWSLSSAPSYTTPNPNYDEKKYIEAFSPLLNAAGFPAQFIVDTGRSGKQPTGQIEQGDWCNAIGTGFGVRPTTNTGSSLADAFVWVKPGGESDGTSDTSATRYDYHCGLSDALKPAPEAGQWFQAYFEQLLKNANPAF